A region from the Curtobacterium sp. MCBA15_012 genome encodes:
- a CDS encoding MTAP family purine nucleoside phosphorylase, giving the protein MSTTAPVDGTTARIGVIGGSGLYRLFEEGTADELVVETPFGATSSPITVGTMSGKRVAFLTRHGREHSVAPHLINHRANLWALRSLGVRAIVSSSAVGGLHPDYAPGTFVVTDQLIDRTWGRADTFFEDQVQHLSFADPFDPVLRRAAIDAVAALGVPFRPTGTCVVIQGPRFSTRAESVWLREAGGHTINMTMTPEVPLAAELGIGTVNLSFVTDADAGLAPATDETAAGTTPADDTAAPVTHAAVMERLARANEVIVRAIGDIVAALPDDYSPRELVPAAASESVLRTTVEPRA; this is encoded by the coding sequence GTGAGCACGACCGCACCTGTGGACGGAACGACCGCACGCATCGGGGTGATCGGCGGCTCCGGCCTGTACCGACTCTTCGAGGAGGGCACGGCCGACGAACTCGTCGTCGAGACCCCGTTCGGCGCGACGTCGAGCCCGATCACCGTCGGCACCATGTCCGGCAAGCGCGTGGCCTTCCTCACGCGGCACGGTCGCGAGCACTCGGTCGCCCCGCACCTGATCAACCACCGCGCGAACCTGTGGGCGCTCCGCTCGCTCGGCGTCCGCGCGATCGTGTCCTCGAGCGCCGTCGGTGGCCTGCACCCCGACTACGCGCCGGGCACCTTCGTGGTCACCGACCAGCTCATCGACCGGACCTGGGGGCGCGCGGACACGTTCTTCGAGGACCAGGTGCAGCACCTGTCCTTCGCGGACCCGTTCGACCCCGTACTGCGTCGCGCGGCGATCGACGCCGTGGCCGCCCTCGGCGTGCCGTTCCGACCGACCGGCACGTGCGTCGTGATCCAGGGACCGCGCTTCTCGACGCGCGCCGAGTCCGTCTGGCTGCGCGAGGCCGGGGGCCACACCATCAACATGACGATGACGCCCGAGGTGCCGCTCGCGGCCGAGCTCGGCATCGGCACCGTCAACCTGTCGTTCGTCACGGACGCCGACGCGGGCCTCGCCCCGGCGACGGACGAGACGGCGGCTGGCACCACGCCCGCCGACGACACCGCGGCCCCCGTCACCCACGCCGCCGTGATGGAACGCCTGGCCCGCGCGAACGAGGTCATCGTCCGCGCCATCGGCGACATCGTCGCGGCGCTGCCGGACGACTACAGCCCGCGTGAGCTCGTGCCCGCGGCGGCCAGCGAGAGCGTCCTCCGCACGACGGTCGAGCCCCGCGCGTGA